tgagcAGCAAACCAATTCTTTGGCTTGGCAGTCACAAGCCTCCTCCTGTTTTTATTGGAAAGATGTGGCCTTTGCTATTTAATTCTAATTTCAAGGATGTTCCCtcatttgtttctgcttctgaagaCGAGtgaattttttcctgcaggtggGAGAAGGCTGGGACTTGGAGCAGAAGCACCAGCCTCCCTGTTCTTTATGGTGGGCTGCACATATGTCTCTGGTTTTAAGATGGTGGAACTCTCTGGAGAAATGGAAGAACTCAACGAGGTGCAGCAGCATTGCAAAactaaaaaccacaaaaggGGCAGTTTCAGGTGTGAATTGTGCAACTTCCCAAGGCCTGCTGAGCTTGTGGTGGGAGAATCAGTGTGGACATAATCATTTCACTGGGGCCCTGGCACATGAGTGACCCCTCCAAAGTTAAACCAGGACAGTTACCTCTGGTCTTAGATCTGCTGGATCCTTCACCACAGCCAGTTACCTGTTACAGGAAGGTTTCCGCTTCATGTGAGGGTTTCTAAAACCATGGAAGTGttaaggttagaaaagacctccaagaaCATCAAGTCCACCCCTAAATTAAGTgccacatcttttaaatactcCAGAAAGGTAGCTGTGAGCAGGAAGACCCCATATCACTGCTTGGCTGGGAACAATTAACAACAGCTGCTGACTCAGGCAAACCCTGGCACTGATTAACCAGTGCCAGGGACCCGGCAGAGGGGTGGTTTGCTGACAGAGCAGCGATTGGTTTGTCTGAGGAGGGAGGGTGGGCTTTgatgctcctctgctctgggttACACCACCTGGAGGGGCTCTTCCTCCGTGGAAGGCACGTAGCACCTGGGAGGTGGCAGCTGTGTATAAGCAGGGACTGCTCGGGGTTCGGCATGTCTTTCATCCAGGTAGACAAAGACTCGGATTTTCCTCTCCAGAACCTCCCCTATGGGGTTTTCTCCACGAAGGAGGAGGTGAGTAACAGCAGACTTTGTTCTTGGCTGTTGGAATTGTTCCAGGGCTATGACACAGCAGAATTTCCCTGCAATGTGGGATAAAGGAAAACTTCCCAGACTGAGACACTCATGGGCTTCCTGACCTGATGGCAAAGCTGTAGCTGATAGCTGTCTGTTTCCTTAGTGTGGTTATTTTGATTACAACTTCTCTGAAACTGcacaaaagaaatcagaagtgTTAATACTGTTGAGAAGTACTTTGGCTAATATGTACAGTAGTTCCTGTGTGGTTTTGATAATTCTTGTGACATCATTAAATCTATGTTTGACCCATTCCCTCTGTAGAGGTGTGACATATTTCACACTcaacttttctgtctttaactcagtctttcattttctttgtgacTGTAATCACACCATCACCCTTAAGACGCCCCATTAACTACTGCTCTTGGGGACTTTTGTTGGTTAATGCCAGAGCATTAAACCAGGGCACCAAATGTGTGTTTTACCTGTTTTTGCCGGTGACCTGTTGTGTTCTGTTGGGTATATGTTTATCCAGTGCTGCATTAAATGTGTGCACGTGTGTCATGCTTAAAGCTGGGCCCAAAGCCTGCAAGTTGAGCCAGCTCCAGGCCTTCTATTTTATGGTGATCACATAAGAAAATGTGGCTCAACTTTTCTGCCAAGGAGGTGGCTTCCAATTCCAATTTTCATGAGAACTGAGCCCAGCAAGGCTGAACCTCACACCTCTGAGTGCCTGATGGGATGGAGCTCCAGAGATGTGTCCTCCTGGAGAAAGGGAAACAAGCCAAGAGCTGcttctcagaaggaaaaagtgGAGAATTTATTTGTCTTTGCTTAGGGAATCTTTATGATTATCTCCTGGTGTCTGCTAGTTATCCATGtaggtttaaagaaaaattgaagCAGAAGATTGTGTTTTCTAATGTGTTTTCTAAAGATAAAATGAGATGGTGCATTTAATCTATTCCTGTTATCTAGCAAGTTTggattatttttctgccttcctcagTAACTGCTCTCTAAAAGAACATCTTCACTCAAACCCTATGAAATGACAGGCAAGACTTACAGATATTATTTAGGAGAACAGTGTTCTGATAGTAGCTGAATGTTTTAATGATTTCAGGCTGAAACAATTGGTGTCATTCCTGACTATTCCAGTTACAAATTAACCTGACATGAcctttaggtttttttctgcaggaatgCTGAACAAATACTTACTACCACATTTGGAATCTTGTTTGGAAATTAAAGGTTGAAAAATAGGTTTAATAGCATGGGTGTCTGAAGATGGTTATTTTGGCGAGCTGCTTTTCAGAGTGGCTGTGATAGTTTGTCTCTCTTTGCCTGAAGACACAGATAATGGAGGCTATGGTGTGTTTTTGCCCCATGCAGCTGCCGTGGTGCTGCTGTCACCGCCGGCTCCGGGGCATGAACAGGAGCtttgtgtcctgggctgcatctgtCACATTTCCCCGTGTGTGGgatgctgttcctgcagtgAGGGTCCAGCAGGgacccaggctgggctcagcacaggtCCTGAGCTCCTCGTGTGGTGTGAGGCCAGGTGATGTAGGGCAGGCATGGCACAGAAATCGTGTGCCTGAGCATGATGTGCTCCTCACCATGTGCCTCCTGGTATCACCAGGGCAGTCCAGAGCCCCCCTCctctgggcaggagctggggtgcAGAAATACCTGTTTCTCCAATGGCATACCCACAGGGAGGCATCCATCCTGCCCATGGCCTCTCTGTGCTTCTGTCCCCTCTTGTAGAAGGAGCAGgagtgttttccttcttcacacCATATTCCAGGCTTATTCTGCAATGCTTGTCATTAACAAGGGGTGTTAATGAGCAAGTCAGCCTCTTCCTGGGGTAAagaggacagggagagaaacTTCTGCTTGTCGTGCTGTCCATTCCCCAAAAGAGGGGGATGAGGCTGTTTTCCACCCCTCAGGGTCTCCAGGGAGTCTGCAGTgatgctctgcccagggcttaatgtttttcagcagccaGACTCAGACTGGCTCTTGGTGGTCCATTGAGGTACCAGACCTTTGTCCTGGATGGGTTAAACTCTCTGTGGTCACCGAGCTCCCCTGTGCCCTCTTAGGGGCATTTTTGGGAACGAGCATAAACTCATCTTCgtttcctccctcctcttgcTGCTTTGCAGCCTCGGCACAGGCTTGGGGTAGCAATTGGAGACCAGATTTTGGATCTCAGCATCATTAAACATCTTTTCAATGGACCAGCTCTTGCCAAACACCAGCACGTCTTTGACCAGGTATTTATCAGTCTGTTTTAATTtccacacacatttttaaaatattccataaGGCACTTTAGCAACTTCTGGTGAGATAATGAACATGAACTGGAAATAGGTTGTCAGGCGGGTTCTGGTAGAGCAAAAACCATCACAGGCATGATAGCAAGGAGAGCAGGGACATCAGGGGTCCAAAGGtcattttccaggaaaatgtgATCAGCCTTTGGCAATGCAGGTGTCTGACACCAAGCCTAAATGGTAATTCTCTCCTGCTTGTGCCTTCAGCACTCCATGGATGGGATATTAATGAGAGGGAGGTTGTGTTAAGGAAAAAGGTAAATACAAACCACCTCTGTTTACAGCTGGTTAAGATACCAAAGCCACCAAGGCCTGCAGTGGTGTGTTAGGATGGGGTGGTGCAAACatgcagcaggtcctgctgcaggggacTTGTGGGGTGAGGATGGGGGTGTGGGCAGCCACGGCCTCATAACCCCGGCCACGGGCATCCAACACCAGCATGAGAGTGTGGGACCCCTTCCTGCGTGTGAAGATAACCAAAACGTGGTGTTGTCTTTGTCCcaccctgtgtcactgtcagcCCACCCTGAATGCCTTCATGGGGCTGGGCCGGCCGGCGTGGAGCGAGGCCAGGGCTTTCCTCCAgaagctgctgtcagctggaGAGCCCACCCTGAGGGACAGCACGGAGCTGCGCAGGAGGTGAGGAagagggggctgcaggcacagccaggtgtCACCTGAGGTGAGGGagagggggctgcaggcacagccaggtaTCACctggggtgggggagagggggctgcaggcacagtgaGCTGTCTGTCACCTGGGGTGAGGGAGCagggggggctgcaggcacagccaggtgtCACCTGAGGTGAGGGAGCAGGGGGGGCTGCAGGTACAGCCAGGTGTCACCTGAGGTGAGGGAGAGAGATGGCTGCAGGTACAGCCAGGTGTCACCTGAGGAACAGGACACCAAAACCAACAGTGTGACGTGGCCACCTGCCTCCTACGTGGGAATTATCTGGCGTTTGTGTACATCGAGTGCTTCCTTCTCTTAATTACGTAAAGATTAATCTGTGATAGATCCTGTGGCTGCCCACAGATCCAGGGTGTCACCCTCCACTGGGAGcggccagctctgccctggggtgtgtccagccctgctgcctctctgtgGGGGCCGTGGGGCTGCCTGGACAGCTGTGGGCTGACAGGTGTGTGACCACTGCCCCTGCACCATTAGGACACAGCTCCAAGGGTCTGTCTccacctctgccagctcccccagtgcctccctccctgcctgtcacacctggagcaggtgtggGGAGACCCCCCATGTCCTCAGAAACCACTCTACACTTTGCTAAAACTGTGGTCACAAATTGGCTTCAGATCTGGGCTGTGCATGGGGTAGGGACAGGAGGGGAAgactgtgctctgctctgtgtccatTTATCCCACACCTCTCCTTTGTCCAGAGTGATGCTTTAAACACCACAAgtgcctgccctggcagtgagcaggagctgttccTCCCTGTCCATGGGCACTGGGAGGATTTAGGCTCTCATGAGAGGAGCGGGGTTGAACTGCTGCTTGCCACGTGGATcttccctgcacagggcagcagtTCAAATCAGACACCCCAGGAGCCACATGCCATGAGCTCATCCTTCCCATGCAGTGTCCTGACCATGGGCACTGGGGGTttctctgccagccccagggatgtCCCCTCCCCACTCACATGCTGGCAGCGACTTTGGTGCAGCCATCCCACTAACAGCACCCTGTGCAGTCACCAACTtttctgctggggttttttctgcatGGCTTTGCAAACTAAATtaaggaaggagctgggagagcaggtCAGCCTCTTTGATGCTTCTTTCAGGTGGGAGCTGCAAGTTTTCCGAGATCTGAAGGCATCATTTATCGTTTTTCGTTTCAGAGCATTTGTACCTCAAGCTGCTGCGACGATGCACCTGCCTGCCCACATCGGTGAGTCCCCACAGCTGAGGgctcctcagcactgccctttgctcccacacagagcagctgctctatTTCCAGCTTGCTCAGACAGACACATCATAGCTCTGACAGGGAATGGGGCTTGCAGCAGCCAGAAGTAGATTACTGCACGTAATGAAAGGTAGGTGCTGTCTATGGCACAAGAATAAAAGTCTGAGGAAGATCAAAAGCTGCCAGAACACTCCTGGATGCCATTTCCACTAAATCAGGGGTGTCTGGTGGTACATAACTCCTGTCATCAGACTGCCATCACCAAAGGCCTTTGTGACTAGAGCCAGGAAAGAAACACTTGTTCAGTTTCCAACAATTTTCCCTTTTGCCACTGGAAAATAATTCAGGTGTTGCAAAGTTTCCAGGGCAGATATTCTAGCACAGCCTCATGAACAAGGATGAGTTTCCACTCCCAAACCATTACTCTGCATTCCAGGTCTTGCCTCCACTCTCATGAGGCCACGGCCTGCTTTGGGATTACTACATTCATATAGATACACGAGCATCTCCTGTTTTTAGCAGGAGTTTGTACTTGGACCCAAACCAGCTCGACCAAAGTCACTTGAGGGCAGGACCTTCCCAGGACCAGGGATGTGAACTTGTCCATTTTCCATCCAAACTCCGATCTGAGTTGGCTTTTGCCTtctggggcacagccctggttTGGGACAAAGTCTTGCCTGTCCCAGAGGAGCCGTGAGGAATTCCCATAGGTGTGGCACCTTCCTGAAAATAGCGTCAGGTTGAGCATGTCCTGTCAGAAGGCTGCTGGCTCCgtgagtgctgggagcagagcactgccctggtgTGACCGAGCTGTACCACATGGACACAAGGATTTAGGattccacagcagctctgtcctgagcggctgctcctgctcagggagGCTGGAACTGCAGGAATATAATTTCTCCAGTTACTGCTGGATATCTTACTGCGCTCACCCACCGACAGCAGGCCAGCACACCCTCCCGGTCTGTGTtttgccctggctgctgggtttTCCCGGagggtgggagctgtgtgcagggatggcagcagagggcagcagaTGTCCTGAGTATCGCCCGAGTCCCTGCCGGGTACCGCCGGGGAGAGGAAGGGCAGGGATTGCTTTCTCCGCTGCTTTATGTCCTGcgttttcccttctcttctctactggagacttaaaaaaaaaaaaaaaaaaaaaaaaaaaggggggggggggggggggggggggggggggggggggggggggggggggggggggggggggggggggggggggggggggggggggggggggggggggggggggggggggggggggggggggggggggggggggggggggggggggggggggggggggggggggggggggggggggggggggggggggggggggggggggggggggggggggggggggggggggggggggggggggggggggggggggggggggggggggggggggggggggggggggggggggggggggggggggggggggggggggggggggggggggggggggggggggggggggggggggggggggggggggggggggggggggggggggggggggggggggggggggggggggggggggggggggggggggggggggggggggggggggggggggggggggggggggggggggggggggggggggggggggggggggggggggggggggggggggggggggggggggggggggggggggggggggggggggggggggggggggggggggggggggggggggggggggggggggggggggggggggggggggggggggggggggggggggggggggggggggggggggggggggggggggggggggggggggggggggggggggggggggggggggggggggggggggggggggggggggggggggggggggggggggggggggggggggggggggggggggggggggaaaaaaaaaaaaaaaaaaaaaaaaaaaaaaaaaaaaaaaaaaaagccatttttgtCTGCATAATTTATAGGTGAACTGTTAATCACCTCTTTATGCTATTAGTGACATCCCCTGAGCACTCTCGTTGtctcctttcctgctcttttcatTGCCAGCAGCATATGAAGTGTTTTAGCCCCCGCAGATGAGGGACTTTGCTGCCACTGATCCCTATTTTATGGCTTTTTCCTCATGCAGGAGATTACACTGACTTCTACTCTTCATGCCAACATGCCACAAATGTTGGGATCATGttcagagggaaggagaacGCTCTGATGCCGAACTGGTAGGTGGCTTGGATTAATCTCTAGTGCAGCATTATTTTTAGGCTTATCTGCATTTATACATGTATTAAAGGTCTGAGTGGTTTTTCAGGATCACACTGGTTTCAGTTCATAGCAGGTGAGAATCAGTGTTGTCCAGAGCTCAATACCAGAACCTAACTCCACTTGTCCCAGCCTCAGCTGAATCTGCCCTGCCCTTCACTGCAGTGGCCACACCACACTGTGCAGCCCCCCCTAGTTCAAAGACAAATATACctaaaaaaattaggttttgcAGAGTgacaagaaaacagaatttaatatCCAGGGAATTAATtggagcagtggcacagaagTGCCTTAAGACTGCAGCGTGGTTTTGGATTATATTTCACTTCCATCCTTAATCAGAGTAAGGTGTGCTGAGGTCTGTGCCCATGTATGCAGAGCTCCTTCTCCTTGTTCCTCGCACTCTCGTGGTGCTTCCACCCCCacacctgccctggcacacgGTGACCCAGGCTGTGGTGCTCTTTCCCAAGGCTGCACTTACCTGTGGGCTATCACGGCCGGGCTTCGTCTGTCGTGGTGTCTGGGACACCCATCCGGAGACCTGTGGGACAAACAAAACCCGACAATGGTGAGTCTCTGGCAGGATTTTAATGTGAgttcttatttcttttattctttctgggGTGCCTTGCCTAAAGCCCAGCCTGGGGTCAGGGCAAGAGAAAATCCTGGTTTAAGTCCATCTTATGTTCCATGccaagcagcaccagctgctgtttcttctggtcattatttctattttcctagCTGCCTTCCTGatgtaaaatattcttttttctgcCCACAGATAAACCTCCAGTGTTTGGTGCTTGTAAACGTCTGGATATCGAGTTAGAAATggtgagaggtttttttttcctccttatgacttgagaaatattaaaataaaaacagggaagaaaggGTGGGTTTAGCTTATTCTAAAATGAGCGTCCTATAAGGTCCATTCCTATGTTCCTCtctgagctgtctgtgctgcaggcaaTAAAGATTTCTGTGGAGCAAACCTTTGCTTTGGATGAAGAGCAAGGTGCCTTAGCTCACTGGGAGGTTTGCTCATacagctcccaggctggaaaaagcTCACCTGGCCAAAGCTGAGCACCAGTGgtgcagccaggcagcagaaTTCTTTCCATCAGCCACCACAGCCTGTTTCCTggtcagcactgcagccaggatCTGTCAGtggacactggggtttgggAAGTCCAGGCTGTCTGCACCTTGTGCTAGAGCAGAGGAAACCCTGAGTTCTTGGCAGTGGGATTCAAACTCGTGATTCTCCTGCCTGGAAAGTTAAAACCTGTGCTGTGGGTGTTGTAAAAAAACATGGTGGGAAGGCACGTCATGCTGTGGCTTAGTGTGGTCCAGAAGGGAGGGTTTCATAGGATTGTATTAAGATTTATATAATTCTAATGACTTATAtaatttttgtatgttttattcacaatcttttcctttaaaaaaaacatagtGGAAGAAGTGTAATATTGATGGAAGTGGTTATAAAAATGTAGTGAAAGTCTTTAATGCTGTGTGCTTTGCCAATCAGTGCTCTAAGGGGAGATGCAGTCCCATGAGGTGGGGTTCCTGTGGTGCTGCCATagctctgctttccagcctgagctctactgctggctgctggaagaacagaaggaaaaacttCCATGTTGtagacagaaagagacaactGAGGTTCCCTATAAAATCCTCTGCATGTGCAGGCTGTGGATTCCTAAGGGAATGAGTGCAGGCACTCATTTCATGCCTACTTTACAGAGTGGGCACATTTCTCCACCTGCCTGTTCTTCCCCACGGTCTCACCAGGCTCCAGCCACGTTCAGTATCCCCTTGGATGATACTGAATTTTAAACTCCTTCCTGTTCACTGTCTGCAGCAAACAGT
The sequence above is drawn from the Ficedula albicollis isolate OC2 chromosome 10, FicAlb1.5, whole genome shotgun sequence genome and encodes:
- the FAH gene encoding fumarylacetoacetase — its product is MLLCSGLHHLEGLFLRGRHVAPGRWQLCISRDCSGFGMSFIQVDKDSDFPLQNLPYGVFSTKEEPRHRLGVAIGDQILDLSIIKHLFNGPALAKHQHVFDQPTLNAFMGLGRPAWSEARAFLQKLLSAGEPTLRDSTELRRRAFVPQAAATMHLPAHIGDYTDFYSSCQHATNVGIMFRGKENALMPNWLHLPVGYHGRASSVVVSGTPIRRPVGQTKPDNDKPPVFGACKRLDIELEMAFFVGPGNKFGEPIPISRAQEHIFGMVLMNDWSARDIQKWEYVPLGPFLSKSLGTTISPWVVTMDALMPFVLPNPVQDPKPLPYLQDKEPYTFDIKLFVAIKGEGMSSPTTICRSNFKHMYWTMKQQLAHHSINGCNLRPGDLLASGTISGPEPESFGSMLELSWNGTKEIPLGSGQSRKFLQDGDEVILTGYCQGNGFRVGFGQCSGKILPALSNP